The following are from one region of the Magallana gigas chromosome 6, xbMagGiga1.1, whole genome shotgun sequence genome:
- the LOC105322881 gene encoding EF-hand calcium-binding domain-containing protein 11 isoform X1, which translates to MKMSTSTGFQLGSYGYSKIKRSITKEDKHLLSVVFHEADDRNKGFLTREDVKVAIAELFGYKPSKYEVDQIMNNYGTRFNSVIGLSLENYMIIMSDKLVAADEDENTRHTFMVFDTNCRGFLSVKDLQRAFSQVAPHIPNHTVQTCFRELDRDGDGRISYKDFDFMMKYDTKSHI; encoded by the exons ATGAAAATGAGTACTTCCACGGGATTTCAGCTTGGTTCTTATGGCTATAGCAAAATAAAAAGGTCCATAACGAAAGAAGACAAACATCTACTCTCAGTT GTTTTTCATGAGGCAGATGATAGGAACAAAGGTTTTCTGACAAGAGAGGATGTCAAGGTGGCAATAGCTGAATTGTTTGGGTATAAACCCTCAAAG TATGAAGTGGACCAGATCATGAACAATTATGGAACCAGGTTCAACAGTGTTATTG gACTTTCTCTGGAAAATTATATGATCATCATGTCAGATAAATTGGTTGCAGCAGATGAAGATGAAAATACAAGACATACGTTTATGGTATTTGACACAAACT GTAGAGGATTTTTATCTGTTAAGGATTTGCAGAGAGCTTTCAGTCAAGTGGCCCCACACATCCCTAACCACACTGTGCAAACCTGTTTCAG AGAGTTGGATCGAGATGGTGATGGACGAATAAGTTACAAAGACTTTGATTTTATGATGAAATACGACACAAAATctcacatataa
- the LOC105322880 gene encoding F-box only protein 11 — protein sequence MMPSYTSRTTRSNTRRLRKRSNVKQTDSNRNSSESASSRSSDEEQGESSYSTRYYLRKRQTDYGSSNDENQSKRRRKLSSKSSSCKGSPIGAQYLQEELPDEVLIKIFSYLYEYDLCRAACVCKRFKTIADDPGLWKKIYQDVFEYDYPLMNPEARVFQFIQPDENEYENQWKESFKQLHKGIHVRQGYDDAYNSNYRQDRRLKGRDIRCYDSIERAYSFVDSEDMDNAIIFIHSGMYLTEYLFVDTNVIMIGAAPGNVIDNVIIERGTESTITFVEGAKEAYLGYVTLKFTPDLTMAMTHHKHYALEVTENCSPTIDHCRIKSTSVVGSAVCVSGVGADPIIKHCKIKDCENVGLFVTDYAQGQYEDNEISGNALAGIWVKNHSNPIMRRNHIHHGRDVGIFTFDNGLGYFEENDIHNNRIAGFEVKAGANPTVVRCEIHHGQTGGVYVHENGRGQFIENKIHSNNFAGVWITSNSDPTIRKNEIFNGHQGGVYIFGEGRGLIEHNNIYGNALAGIQIRTNSNPIVRHNKIHHGQHGGIYVHEKGQGLIEENEVYSNTLAGVWITTGSTPVLRKNRIHSGKQVGVYFYDNGHGVLEDNDIFNHLYSGVQIRTGSNPLIRRNKIWGGQNGGILVYNSGLGMIERNEIFDNAMAGVWIKTDSNPLLRGNKIHDGRDGGVCIFSGGKGILEENDIFRNAQAGVLISTSSHPMLRRNRIFDGNAAGVEITNNATATLEGNKIFNNKFGGLCLASGVHPKQKDNIITGNHNMVQKAVSTGQCLYKISSYTSFPMHDFYRCQTCNTTERNAICVNCIKNCHAGHVVEFIRHDRFFCDCGAGTLNNCCQLQGEPTQDTDTLYDSAAPMETHTLRVN from the exons ATGATGCCTAGCTACACTAGCAGAACAACAAGAAGTAATACCAGAAGGTTACGGAAGCGTTCAAACGTAAAACAGACCGATTCTAATCGAAACAGTAGTG AAAGTGCAAGCTCAAGAAGTAGTGATGAAGAACAAGGAGAAAGCAGTTATAGTACACGATATTACTTGAGAAAGCGCCAAACAGACTACGGCTCATCAAATGATGAAAACCAGTCCAAACGAAGGAGAAAGCTGTCTTCTAAATCTTCATCATGCAAAG GAAGTCCAATTGGTGCCCAGTACCTTCAAGAAGAATTACCAGATGAAgttttaattaagatttttagCTATTTGTATGAGTATGACTTATGCAGAGCAGCATGTGTCTGTAAAAGGTTCAAGACCATTGCAGATGATCCTGGACTATG GAAAAAAATCTACCAAGATGTGTTTGAATATGACTACCCTTTGATGAATCCTGAAGCTAGAGTTTTTCAGTTCATTCAACCTGATGAGAATGAATATGAAAACCAGTGGAAAGAGAGCTTCAAGCAATTG cACAAAGGAATTCATGTGAGACAAGGATATGATGATGCTTACAACTCCAATTACAGACAAGACAGAAGGCTTAAAGGAAGAGATATAAGA tgttatgactccattgagcgtGCCTATAGTTTTGTGGATTCAGAGGATATGGACAATGCCATTATATTTATTCACTCTGGAATGTACTTAACAGAGTATCTATTTGTGGACACTAATGTGATTATGATAGGTGCTGCCCCAGGCAATGTGATAGACAACGTGATTATTGAGAGAGGGACAGAATCCACCATTACATTCGTGGAAGGAGCAAAGGAGGCCTATTTAGGATATGTTACGTTAAAG TTTACCCCCGACTTAACAATGGCTATGACACACCATAAGCATTATGCCTTGGAAGTAACAGAAAATTGCTCTCCAACCATAGATCATTGCCGGATCAAGAGTACTTCAGTCG TGGGTTCTGCAGTCTGTGTGTCAGGTGTAGGAGCCGATCCAATCATCAAACACTGCAAGATCAAAGACTGTGAAAACGTTGGCCTATTTGTCACAGATTATGCACAG GGACAATATGAGGACAATGAGATCAGTGGCAATGCTCTGGCAGGAATCTGGGTCAAGAACCACTCCAACCCCATAATGAGGCGGAACCACATTCACCATGGAAGAGATGTAGGGATCTTCACATTTGATAATGGTTTG gGTTACTTTGAGGAAAATGATATTCACAACAACAGGATAGCAGGGTTTGAGGTGAAGGCGGGAGCCAACCCCACCGTGGTCCGCTGTGAAATCCACCACGGTCAGACAGGCGGGGTCTATGTCCATGAGAATGGGCGGGGTCAGTTCATAGAGAACAAAATCCACTCCAACAACTTCGCTGGAGTGTGGATCACGTCCAACAGTGATCCTACTATAAG gaaaaatgaaattttcaatggacaCCAAGGAGGGGTGTACATCTTTGGTGAAGGGAGAGGTCTAATCGAGCATAATAATATTTATG GAAATGCATTAGCTGGAATTCAGATTCGAACCAACAGTAACCCTATTGTACGACATAATAAAATTCACCATGGCCAACATGGAGGAATCTATGTT CATGAGAAAGGTCAAGGTTTGATAGAAGAGAATGAGGTGTACTCTAACACGTTAGCAGGGGTGTGGATCACAACAGGAAGTACTCCAGTGCTACGCAAGAACAGAATCCACAGCGGCAAACAG GTTGGagtttatttttatgacaatGGACATGGAGTTCTAGAagataatgatattttcaacCATTTGTACTCGGGAGTGCAGATTAG AACTGGCAGTAATCCTTTGATCCGACGAAACAAAATTTGGGGAGGGCAAAATGGGGGCATTTTGGTATACAACAGTGGGTTGGGGATGATTGAACGGAATGAAATATTCGACAATGCCATGGCAGGTGTCTGGATCAAGACGGACAGCAACCCACTTCTGCGTGGAAACAAGATTCATGACGGTCGGGATGGTGGAGTCTGTATCTTCAGTGGGGGGAAGG GAATCCTAgaagaaaatgatatatttagaaATGCCCAGGCTGGTGTTTTGATAAGTACAAGTAGTCATCCCATGTTACGGCGCAATCGTATCTTTGACGGTAATGCAGCAGGGGTGGAAATTACAAACAACGCTACAGCAACGTTAGAAGGAAACAAGATCTTCAATAACAAGTTTGGAGGATTGTGCCTAGCAAGTGGAGTCCATCCCAAACAAAAag ATAACATAATAACGGGAAATCACAACATGGTACAGAAGGCTGTGTCCACAGGCCAGTGTCTCTACAAAATCTCCAGCTACACCAGCTTCCCCATGCATGATTTCTATAG GTGTCAGACCTGCAACACAACGGAGAGGAATGCCATTTGTGTGAACTGTATAAAAAACTGCCATGCTGGACATGTAGTGGAATTCATTCGACATGACCGGTTTTTCTGTGACTGTGGGGCGGGGACTCTAAATAACTGTTGCCAGTTACAGGGCGAGCCCACCCAAGATACGGACACGCTTTATGATTCTGCTGCTCCCATGGAAACGCACACCTTGCGGGTCAACTAA
- the LOC105322881 gene encoding EF-hand calcium-binding domain-containing protein 11 isoform X2 has product MKMSTSTGFQLGSYGYSKIKRSITKEDKHLLSVVFHEADDRNKGFLTREDVKVAIAELFGYKPSKYEVDQIMNNYGTRFNSVIGRGFLSVKDLQRAFSQVAPHIPNHTVQTCFRELDRDGDGRISYKDFDFMMKYDTKSHI; this is encoded by the exons ATGAAAATGAGTACTTCCACGGGATTTCAGCTTGGTTCTTATGGCTATAGCAAAATAAAAAGGTCCATAACGAAAGAAGACAAACATCTACTCTCAGTT GTTTTTCATGAGGCAGATGATAGGAACAAAGGTTTTCTGACAAGAGAGGATGTCAAGGTGGCAATAGCTGAATTGTTTGGGTATAAACCCTCAAAG TATGAAGTGGACCAGATCATGAACAATTATGGAACCAGGTTCAACAGTGTTATTG GTAGAGGATTTTTATCTGTTAAGGATTTGCAGAGAGCTTTCAGTCAAGTGGCCCCACACATCCCTAACCACACTGTGCAAACCTGTTTCAG AGAGTTGGATCGAGATGGTGATGGACGAATAAGTTACAAAGACTTTGATTTTATGATGAAATACGACACAAAATctcacatataa